The following is a genomic window from Tripterygium wilfordii isolate XIE 37 chromosome 19, ASM1340144v1, whole genome shotgun sequence.
AAGCTGGATACAAGTAAGCTGAATGCACATCTGAAGGATCTTATGCCCGGCCTTACAGCGAAAGTCTTCCGTACATACAATGCTTCAATAACATTGGATAGTATGGTAAGTTGCAAGATTAATTGTTAGAACATTCCCTCTGGAGAAGCAATAGCATAAAACTTGTTTTTAACTTTGATTTATGATGTTTTTCTGACTAAGTCTTCATAGTAGAGACTAGAAAAGCAATTAGACTGACACACCTGGAGCTAAAACTGAAGTTTTATCTTTCAAACCTTAGTTGTGGGCCTTGTAGCCTTGTGTGCTAAATTACAGAAGTCCGTTCTTGTATTGGGATATACCACTGTAGtcatcttttgtttcttgtattTGTGCCTTTTATTCCAATTGCTGGTTGACTTATTCATTGTTTGGTTTctgtttttgggttttgtttggttttgatcACAGCTGAGTAGGGATACGAAAGATGGTGATGTTGCAGAAAAAGTTGTCGTTTATCAGCATGCAAACAAGGAGGTAAAAGGACAGTTTTCCTAGATAGAAGAGAAATTCCTCTCTTTATtggttacattttttttcctctcttttggAGCTAAGCTGTTTATGGCTATCTATGCAGTTTCTGCTAGCTTCAACAGTTTTGGTTGTTCTCACTGCAGGTTGCAATTATCTGTAATCATCAACGCACTGTTTCAAAATCTCATAGTGCACAAATTTTAAGGTTGACAGAAAAAATAGAAGAGCTGAAGGTAATGGCTTTTTCTGGAATCCCACTAAATCTTAGGTTTCTTATGTTGGATCGGAGTGGTTTCCTTGGGGCAAATCAGGGTTCATTTAATACCTTGAGAAGTTTCTGGGCAACCTTCTTCCTTTGTGGCATTCTTTCCCCCCTCTTCTGATGCACGCTTGTTGTTCTATGTTGCTTTGCATTGCCTTTTCACGGCttatattttgaatttgattgatgTGTTCACAGAGCTCGTGATATCTGAGTTCATGCTTTTAGCTAACCACTGTCACTTCCTTGTAGGGCGCTCTAAAAGAGCTGAAAATTGATCTGGACAGGGCTAAAAAAGGGAAGCCCCCGCTGAAGGATGCCGAGGGAAAGCAAAAGAGAAACTTGGCCCCAGAAGCGTAATATATCTTGTGCCCTCTTTTTGGATGCTCAAAAGTCTAAACCATATGTGTTGATACACCCTTATTTCGAATGTGCAGCATAGAGAAGAAGATTGCTCAAACAAATGGAAAAATTGAGAAAATGGAACGGGATATGCATACCAAGGAAGATTTGAAGACCGTGGCCTTGGGCACATCAAAAATCAATTACCTTGACCCTAGGATCACTGTTGCATGGTGCAAGCGGCATGAAGTTCCCATTGAGAAGGTAAACAACAACCACTTTGTCTTTTctccatattttttttccttttatttgttttgggttaattatacACAAAATCAATAAGATGATTCAAATGAAGAACGTTTTACAGATTGTACTTGCCTTTTCAATCATGTACTGGAAAGGTTCATTTTCCCCCGTTGTTTTTGAAACTAATTTGTATAATTGTATCTAAACTTCTACTTTTGTCGCAGATATTCAACAAATCTCTTCTTGCGAAGTTTGCATGGTCAATGGATGTGGATCCGCAATTTAGATTCTGATATTGACCTCCCCCCTTTTCtggaagggaaagaaaaatgCAAGGGAAAGGCCTTTCCCCtccacacccccccccccccaggcTCCTTTTCCTCCACCTTTATATTCAGATCACCGTTGTCCccatttttttcaatatttaagTGGAAAATTCTTGTTGTATGTTCATCTAATCTAATTGTGAGGAAATTTGTTCCCTCTCTCCTTTTCATTTTCTACAGACTTCAATCTTCAAGAAGTTGCCACAGGAGTTTTTTTTCGAACTATGGAACATCTCATACTAACAATCAAAATGTCAAGAATTTACATTGCAAATTGTTCATATATTGTTATTATCTTATCTATGTATCATATGTTTTTCCATCTTGATTTAGTTTGTGAAATTGTTAAGCCTAGTCCTCTGATTGATGAATCTTAACGTACTGTGGCATCTCATGAAGATTGAGCATTCTGGTTAGAAACCCAGTCTCACATTCTTTTAAAGCTTGCTTTTGTGTAAATGTAGAACCATTCTTTGATAAAAATACACATGAGATGGTGGAATTGTTGACCCAAACTCATCTTCCTTTCTGGGAACCTTTGTTAGAGTTTAGCATTGTTGGCTTACTGCTTCGTTGATGAATCAGGATATCTTCTCTCTGTGCTAATGATGAAAAGTTATGTGATTGCCATGGCGCTTGGGTAGATCAAGGATTGTTAGCAGTTTTGGATCTTTTGGCACTCAACGTTAAGTTATTGTGTATTTACTTTAGGAAATGTTCTCGCCTCCTTTACTAGAACTCGTCACCTCTTAGAGGTGGGGAAGTGAGTAAGTGGGGAGGCGGGAacattttatgaaataaatacaTGTTAACCGTCGATGTGGCCTACACATTGACGGGATCTCACCCCAACTACTATTGGAAAAGAGATTGTCACTAAGATTGACAAAATCTATCTGTGTTGGGTGGAGGTTACTCTAGACAAGGAGGGTTATGTAACTTTCTTTTATTGTTAAGATTCAAATGTCCCATAATATGGGTAAACTCCATCCTTATATGTCAATTAGGTTTTTTCTCAAGTTgaagtgagttgggttttgattcACTTGTTGGGGTTGAAAGGAACAAACCTGTGATAATAATCCGATGTATCTATGGGAACGGAACCCCAAAGTAGACAACCACTTCAAACCTTCTTTACAAACTTAGCCTAATATAACAAATCTCGTAAATGGTTAATGGTATGCATAGGCAAAGTTGGGTCAACTTGGGCTTCGCCTTAACGGGCTCACATATTCATTTACGAATATCAGTCCACATATAAGCCCAAATATGATAACATGCAGAATTTGGGCCTCGAATAATATCGGGCCTGTATCAGCCCATGTAAGTACTCGGTTCAGCATCATCGTGTATTATGCGCATCATCGTGTATTATGCGTCTCAGATCGAAATCTCGGAATAGGGTGGAGAGAGGTAGACGAAGGGCTTCAGAAATTCATGTAAGATCCCTAAGTTTTGTTatctttttctgcattttctaaGCGACCAAACACACTGTTAGAATCGCTTATCCTTGAAGTCGgtattttggtttgattttcatCCCAGTTGAAGGTCAAATCCCAGTTTTTCGTTGCAGAATTCTATTGAACTGACGACTACGAGATCAATCGGCGAACCTCATGGGTTTTTTGGTGACGACACTAATTTTCGTGGTGGTTGGGATCATTGGGTCCCTTTGTACCAGAATCTGCTGCAACAGAGGACCATCTACTAATTTGTACGCTTCTTTACTTTGATTATTTTCTTTGTGATTAATATGTTATAAAAGTGTGTATTATGTGGACATTTTGTAGTTAAGAGCTTTTTGACGATCTACTGCTCCTTTTGGAGTGGTTATCATTTTGGATGTGATTtagttgcacaaaaaggttgCATCTTGTCCTTCAATTTAGCATATCCATTTAGGCTTTCTCTGAGCTAATTGCTCAAAGTTGCATGGTGTATGTTTTCCTTTGCCAATTTTATTGTTTGGAACGGGTTCATGCTGAATGGTGCTTATATTAGTAGGAAGAAAGGCATTGCTGTGGGTTCATACGTATGTATTTATgtcattacaattacaacctaGGAAGAGGGAGTATGTAGGTTTGGTAATTCATTATTGAAATGGAGATGGCATTCTGCAATGCATTGATGAAAGGATCAACATCCATGCTGGTAAGCGAAGGCAAGACGCAAGGGCATGGTGCCAGGTGCTTATAGTGTAAGGAAAATGAATCAGTGGGGTAACTGTGAATTCTCTAATGTATGCATCCTCATCCCAACAATGCATAGAAGTTATTTGCTCGATTTGAACATGCACCTGGTCTGTGGTGAAACAATTTGAAACCCAGCAAAATACTAGAATTATCTGCTTATATCGTTCTCGACTTTCTCCTAGTTGATGGAAATGGGGATGTATATTGATTTTCAGAATTGTCTGTCGAAAAGCATTAtataattcaaatgaaaatgGTATGCTGCTAAAATTGTCTGGCTGATTATCGTTTCTTATTCTATGGCTGTCATGGTTTTCTTCAGCATAAGATTTCAAGTGTTGTGGAGAAATGTCTTCAACAAATCCGTAACTCTTTAAGTCCGTCTCTTTCACAATATGAACCTACTTCACTTGGTTTAAAGTAAGGGAGTGTACGTGGCACAGGCTCAATCATGAATCTGGtcctttttttgttgataaaaacTGGCAGAAGAATGTGAGATATGCTGACTTTCCTTTTCTTCCCCAACTTCACAATGGGCTGGCTGCTACGGAAttgtgctcttttttttttttttttttaactttgggGAGATGAAGTGATGTTTTAACAGATTGGAGGCAACTACTATGTGTTTCTTTTCATAATGTTGTTTGTTTCAAAATCTCCTGGTTAAGGTGGTTCTTGTGCCCATTATGCCCTATGAAGGAGTGGATTTATATTTGTGTTACTGGGATGTTAGAACTGTGGAATGCTTCATTTTTCtagtatatgattttttttgttattatttgcatctttcctGTCATGTAATGGCTAAtctgatttttgtttcacaggTTGCACCTTACATTGGTTATAACGGCAACCGTGTGCTGTTGGATGATGTAAGTTCTTGGATTTGCATTTCTTCTTGGTAGTCATTTGGTATTTGGAACATCTTaagtttgtctatggtgcaGTGTTATGTAAAGCATTTCGTATTATTCAAGCATTTGAATTAGACTCATTCTGATGCATTCAAGTTATCCTTCAAACATACATACTCTATTAAGGGACAAATGATTCAAGAAATTTACATGATCAAGATGATACGGCATGGCATTTAGGTCTCAATTTGTATCAATTACTTTCCTTTTTTATAAAAAGTTTATGCATTTCAAAATATGTACTTGAGTAAATGGTGAATGGCCTGTGGTTTTCAACCCCATGCAGTGAGAAAAATGACATAGTGATTATACGAAGCTGATTGTGAATTTTATGCTCTGTATACATCACGTTATACCTGAATTGTTGGATCTATGTCTGTTTTACTTGTTTATCTAGTTGTTTCTTAAAGTACCGCATCCATTTTCTGCTTTGCAGGTGGGCGATTGTGTACGTTGCTCAAATGAAACCACTTATAGTTCCTATTCTGAGTGAAGGAGAGTAATTCTCTGCACAAATTCTGCATATTTTTATCGGTGTACTGCAAATATGAAATTGTGGATCGGCCACATGAGAATATTGATCTTTAGGGCTTGTGGATCCATCAGCATCTTCTCTGTTGGGTGTGTATGTAATTTTGAGCAGTTTGAACTCTCAACTTTCAATTTGTTTGTCGGTAGCGGCCTAGCGGGGCATTCTCTTATAGACCAAGCATAAATATGTAACTTGGATGAAATAATTGTTGGAAAATGAGTATTATTTCCTTTTCATTCCATGTACTGATGTACCATACCAGAATACTGCATTCTATGATTTCTGCCTTATTGGAATAAATATTCAATCGCAGGTTCACACATTGTTACTGTTTTGGCTTCTGATGTCCTTCAGGCTGTGTTATAATTTACAAGAACATGGCCTTGGCAATCCTTTGGCTTTCTTTATGCTAAATTTGTGACGAGGGTTTGTGATAGTTGGGAAAGGAATGGTTCAATGCGAGTTCTACTAgaaatttgtgtatatttttcTGTGGGAATTTCTCAAACCGTCCCTTCCCTAATCGCGGTGAAACCTAATTTCCCAATCCAACATGCTCACCAACAATTGGGTCAGCTCTAAAATTGAGTCGTCAACTTAGCTTGTCTGACTTGTTCACCGGACAATTGAGTCAGCTCTAAACTTGGGTAATCTTATGACCTCTTGTATTTGTAACATGTTCACCGTACAATTAGGCCAACTCTAAACTTGGACAGCCCTTGATATTTCATTAGGAGGAGTTGCTCTCCTCTTGCTTGTAAGAATGAGAGGGAAAGAGACATCAAATATATTTGGGGTAAAGAGAGCAAAATTAAACGACACCGTTTCACTGAAATTGAATATCTTCCACCAATCTTTCGCCTGCGTCTCTCCTTGAATTGCATATCCAtcagaaatgaaattaaaattgttctctaaaaccctaaaacctctCTCAATATTGCAGAGCTTCAACGTAAACGAAAATGTCGACACttcatgttcaatttcaacTTAGGATCCCAAGCGAACTACTCTCGTCatcattatcttcttcttcttcaccattTCAGTACAAGTCATTTACTCAATCTGTCCCTATAATAACATGTTTACCTGCTAACAATCAGCGAAGGAATGCCTATAGACGACACCGTTCTGAGTCCTGGAGGGTGAGCTGTTCTTTTGCGCCAATTGAGTCCGCGAAGATAAAGGTCGTTGGTGTTGGCGGGGGTGGCAACAATGCTGTTAATCGAATGATTGGAGCAGGTTTGCATGTGGGTTTCTCAATTCTTATGTTCAaaatgttgaatttttttttctactcaAATTAGTGCTTTTCAGTTGTTTGCTTTATTTGAAACTGCAACTCTTAATATGTTTATTGGATGCCGATGCTAAAATCATATAAAGATGTTGAGACTTTTCCCCAATATTATGTTGATGATTTGGTTTTCCCTTACGTTCAAGTGACTAATTGCCTTGCTACGTGTTAGGGGGTGGATTTTTATGCAATAAATACGGATTCTCAGGCACTATTACAATCTGCTGCAGAGAACCCTCTTCAAATTGGAGAACTTTTGACTCGTGGTCTAGGTCCGGCTTTCTCCTTTCTGATCTTCCAATGCTTATTTTGTCATGTGTTTGAATGTATAGATGTATGTGCGTGTATATAGAATAGTATTAAGTTAATTTCTTAGTTTGTTGTTTTCTTCATGGAGCCTgtattgtttctttgatttgaaTCACTTGATCAAGTTGCAGGTACGGGAGGAAATCCACTTCTGGGGGAACAAGCTGCAgaggaatcaaaagatgccattgCGAATGCTCTTAAGGGTTCAGATCTTGTCTTCATAACAGCTGGTATGGGTGGTGGGACAGGTTCTGGTGCTGCCCCAGTTGTTGCTCAGATATCAAGGGAGGCTGGTTATCTGACTGTTGGTGTGGTTACCTATCCTTTCAGCTTCGAAGGACGTAAAAGATCTCTTCAGGCAAGTTTCATCTTGGTTTCTTATTCGACATTCTAAGATAGCATTTGACTTGTTTGTTTATCACCCCTACTTTATTAAATCTATAGATTTCATGTTGCATTTTTCCAATTACCATAGGATCTGTAATTCCGTTGAGAAACTTTATGGAAGGATACattatcaattatcaattataatttatatgtaaatAGGTTGTTGTATGATTACTGATTGGAAATGTGCATTAAATGACATAGATTTCAAAATCTTATGGTTGCTAGAATGCGAAAGCCAAAAATCAGTTAGTGATTAGTCCTTAATCTCATGAACttggttcttcttcttttttcttatttagtAACTGTTAGGCTCTCAATTAATGTTTTGCTCCTTTTCTTTAACTCTCTAAAGGTAAATGTGAGGTCTTTTTTTGTTGTAGCATCTTTGAAATGCGTGATCTAAAGGAGTGACTTATAGAGAGTTACAACAAATAATGCACCTTTCATCTCAAAATTAGTTTTTAAGTAGTACAGGTTGATTAAATTCTTCTTTATCTCTGGAAAGCTTGGTCCGCTATCAGGGTGACAAGTGACAACAAGATCTCTTGGACTAGAATAAAAGCAACATGGTGAATTTGCTGAGTAACTGGGATTAACCTACAGTCCAATGGTGAAGCTTAAAGATATTTGGAAAGTTTATCTTAGGAAGTATTGCATTCTGAGTGTTATTgttatcattgtttttttcctcTATTGTAATCAGACGCCTTATCTTGGTCTCAGATGTAGCACTGATATGAGATTGTAGGAGATTGCAAGTGTCTTGGATTCTtatgcactttctttttgtcttaAGAACAATAGAATTTATCTGACGTCTGTGAGACAATCAATTATCAATCTGGTTCCATTATCATTAACTATGAATTAGACAGCGATATGGAATTTTTGAGCTTGTGCCTTGTTATGTGATTCAGTATTTGTAAGATTCTAATGGTGGAATGATTGAATTATTAATTTGCATACGCACAGGCTTT
Proteins encoded in this region:
- the LOC119985189 gene encoding V-type proton ATPase subunit e1-like — protein: MGFLVTTLIFVVVGIIGSLCTRICCNRGPSTNLLHLTLVITATVCCWMMWAIVYVAQMKPLIVPILSEGE